One window from the genome of Malacoplasma penetrans HF-2 encodes:
- a CDS encoding acetolactate decarboxylase, producing MFKSKAHAFSSINALSKGNYCSNFTAQEILKEGNFGIGAFESLNGELIIVHGKAYQIIDNTNVILCNSNVNISYAFVCNHDYKGFGYKFENLTKQSLENKLLKIFDTKNLIQAVYAKAIVKQLHSRTFIRQEKPYVEIQKIKELQSEIWIQNKEIELVGFYTPSLFSNFNIEGFHWHYISQDKDYGGHVIDMELESISLIIKPIHDLNYHSPVCLEFLELDLSENK from the coding sequence GTGTTTAAAAGTAAAGCACATGCATTTAGCTCTATTAATGCTTTAAGCAAAGGAAATTACTGTTCAAATTTTACTGCCCAAGAAATATTAAAAGAGGGTAATTTTGGAATTGGAGCTTTTGAATCTTTAAATGGTGAACTTATTATAGTTCATGGAAAAGCTTATCAAATCATTGATAATACCAATGTAATTTTATGTAATTCAAATGTAAATATATCTTATGCATTTGTTTGTAACCATGACTATAAAGGATTTGGATACAAATTTGAAAACTTAACTAAACAATCTTTAGAAAATAAACTACTAAAGATTTTTGATACAAAAAACTTAATACAAGCTGTCTATGCTAAAGCTATAGTAAAGCAATTACATTCAAGAACTTTCATTAGGCAAGAAAAGCCATATGTTGAAATACAAAAAATTAAAGAATTACAATCAGAAATTTGGATTCAAAACAAAGAAATAGAATTAGTCGGTTTTTACACTCCTAGTTTATTTTCTAATTTTAATATTGAAGGTTTCCACTGACATTACATTAGTCAAGATAAAGACTATGGTGGTCATGTTATAGATATGGAATTAGAATCAATCAGTTTAATTATTAAACCCATTCATGATCTTAACTATCATTCCCCAGTTTGTTTAGAATTTTTAGAATTAGACTTATCAGAAAATAAGTAA
- a CDS encoding SDR family NAD(P)-dependent oxidoreductase, whose amino-acid sequence MDVSCVHASSDTKLADIVRKDFDCIVNINLGGIYNCIKYEIAQMLKQSNKGVIVNCFSQSGVVGLVGVSVYTKSKHAVFRLTKCSVLKY is encoded by the coding sequence TTAGATGTATCATGTGTGCATGCTAGTAGTGATACAAAATTAGCAGATATAGTTAGAAAAGATTTTGATTGCATTGTTAATATTAACTTAGGTGGCATTTATAACTGTATAAAATATGAGATAGCACAAATGTTAAAACAATCTAATAAAGGTGTAATTGTTAATTGCTTTTCACAAAGTGGTGTTGTGGGGTTAGTAGGTGTTTCAGTTTATACTAAAAGTAAACATGCAGTATTTAGATTAACTAAATGTTCTGTTTTAAAATACTAG
- a CDS encoding formate/nitrite transporter family protein, whose product MEDKTLNINVPKNELGAISNIKANFPSLAERSVVGVFVASNYKANKKYLKTFLEGMLAGFFVAIGYYVALYGASKFADAGVQTVLIGAMFPVAILLITFVGGSLFTTNCLGFTNACVKDVKFNKFFKNLAICYGGNIVGSLVVFLILLAMGVLVPYLKDSNGNNAYTDHGAFTQLAADFTLKKIGELGTALRTGESISAGLVIGTFFSNFFSGIICNVFVCVTLYITFSTKNIAAVVIMLWLTIFVFVISGTPHCVANLILFFCNISQSLVVSSGMDSANILAQSGQTFLPVETPYLFLGVNIIPSILGNFIGGGILIPGIVYLIYKDKIQKISKELSSESIADSAKELVSKLHSSIAL is encoded by the coding sequence ATGGAAGATAAAACTTTAAATATAAATGTACCAAAAAATGAATTAGGTGCAATTTCAAATATTAAAGCCAATTTCCCATCACTTGCAGAAAGATCTGTAGTTGGTGTTTTTGTAGCTAGTAATTATAAAGCTAACAAGAAATATTTAAAAACCTTTCTAGAAGGAATGTTGGCAGGTTTTTTTGTAGCAATAGGATATTATGTTGCATTATATGGGGCATCTAAATTTGCAGATGCTGGAGTGCAAACAGTACTGATTGGTGCAATGTTCCCAGTAGCAATTTTATTAATAACATTTGTTGGTGGGAGTTTATTTACAACTAATTGTTTAGGTTTTACAAATGCCTGTGTTAAAGATGTTAAATTTAATAAATTCTTTAAGAACCTAGCAATTTGCTATGGTGGAAATATTGTAGGATCTTTAGTTGTCTTTTTAATTCTGTTAGCTATGGGGGTTTTAGTACCATACTTAAAAGATTCTAATGGGAATAATGCATATACAGACCATGGTGCTTTTACTCAATTAGCAGCTGATTTTACACTTAAAAAAATTGGAGAGTTAGGAACTGCATTAAGAACGGGTGAAAGCATTTCAGCAGGATTAGTAATTGGAACTTTCTTTTCTAATTTCTTCTCTGGTATTATTTGTAATGTTTTTGTTTGTGTAACTTTATATATTACATTCTCAACAAAAAATATAGCAGCAGTTGTAATAATGTTATGACTTACAATATTTGTTTTTGTAATCAGTGGAACACCACACTGTGTAGCTAACTTAATATTGTTTTTCTGTAATATTTCACAATCATTAGTTGTTTCATCTGGAATGGATTCTGCTAATATATTAGCTCAAAGTGGGCAAACTTTTTTACCTGTAGAAACACCATACTTATTTTTAGGGGTTAATATAATTCCTTCAATCTTAGGTAACTTTATTGGTGGTGGAATTTTAATTCCTGGAATTGTGTACTTGATTTATAAAGATAAAATTCAAAAAATATCAAAAGAATTATCTTCTGAATCAATTGCAGATTCAGCTAAAGAATTAGTTTCTAAACTTCATTCATCAATTGCATTATAG
- a CDS encoding YaaA family protein, whose amino-acid sequence MKILISPSKTQNKNIDSFSNNEENILFTNKTNELNDLLIKSINNEKFNSWLELKNNSLIEETIKDIKEFKNNKAYKAIEFYDGLQFKNILYSQLSETQKTKLNESLIIISGFYGIVFPNSYIKPYRLMLGSKINIPNYKNLYDFWFKEFNQKLEELNPDKLIINLASGEYSKLIDNSIFNVINVDFKLFKSNKYVSLSTFSKQCRGYFINQFLNINLDINKIKDLDILGFKFNNELSYKNNYIFTKAY is encoded by the coding sequence ATGAAAATATTAATTTCACCTTCAAAAACTCAAAATAAGAATATAGATAGTTTTTCTAATAATGAAGAAAACATTTTATTTACTAACAAAACAAATGAATTAAATGATCTGTTAATAAAATCTATAAATAATGAAAAGTTTAATTCATGACTAGAATTAAAAAACAATTCCTTAATAGAAGAAACAATTAAAGATATAAAAGAATTCAAAAATAATAAAGCATATAAAGCAATTGAATTTTATGATGGATTACAATTCAAAAATATTTTGTATTCTCAATTGTCTGAAACACAAAAGACAAAACTTAATGAATCACTAATTATCATTTCTGGGTTTTATGGAATAGTTTTTCCTAACTCTTATATAAAACCATATAGATTAATGCTAGGTTCTAAAATTAATATCCCAAATTATAAAAATTTATATGACTTTTGATTTAAAGAATTTAATCAAAAATTAGAGGAACTAAATCCAGATAAATTAATAATAAATTTAGCAAGTGGTGAATATAGCAAATTGATAGATAACTCAATCTTTAATGTTATTAATGTTGATTTTAAATTGTTTAAATCAAATAAATATGTTTCATTATCTACATTTTCTAAACAATGTAGAGGTTATTTTATTAATCAATTTCTAAACATTAATTTAGATATTAATAAAATTAAAGATTTAGATATACTAGGATTTAAATTC